Proteins encoded within one genomic window of Odocoileus virginianus isolate 20LAN1187 ecotype Illinois chromosome 2, Ovbor_1.2, whole genome shotgun sequence:
- the LOC110123832 gene encoding olfactory receptor 1G1-like, which produces MSITNETSISDFLLLGFSQHTKHQPLLFGLFLAMYLVTILGNLLIILAISSDTHLHTPMYFLLANLSFTDTCFSCTIVPKVLLNIHTQHYTISHTGCLVQMFFFMELTLLDDFLLAVMAYDRYVAICLPLHYTTIMGPQRCLLLVAASWLSSYLLAFCLCLLMSQFSFCASHSIPHFFCDLLPLLKLACSDTRIFQLMMFAEAALSGVVPLTCVLVSYAHIIHTILRIPSAGGKHKVFSTCGSHLAVVTLFYGALFLVYFQPSSSYSADTGMAASVVYTMVTPMLNPFIYSLRNRHMKGALCRFFSWGKHSTL; this is translated from the coding sequence ATGAGCATTACAAATGAAACCAGTATCTCTGACTTCCTGCTCCTCGGCTTCTCTCAACACACAAAGCATCAGCCTCTCCTGTTTGGGCTCTTCCTGGCCATGTACCTGGTCACCATTCTGGggaacctgctcatcatcctggccaTCAGCTCTGAtacccacctccacacccccatgtacttcctCCTGGCCAACCTGTCCTTCACCgacacctgcttctcctgcaccaTCGTCCCCAAGGTGCTGCTCAACATCCACACACAGCACTACACCATCTCCCACACTGGGTGCCTCGTGCAGATGTTCTTCTTCATGGAACTGACTCTGCTGGATGACTTCCTGCTggctgtgatggcctatgaccgctatgtggccatctgcctTCCTCTCCACTACACCACCATCATGGGGCCCCAGCGCTGCCTGCTGCTGGTCGCCGCATCCTGGCTCAGCTCCTACCTCCTGGccttctgcctctgcctcctcaTGTCTCAGTTCTCCTTCTGTGCCTCCCATTCCATACCACACTTCTTCTGTgaccttctccctctcctcaaaCTTGCCTGCTCAGACACTCGCATCTTTCAGCTCATGATGTTTGCAGAGGCAGCCCTCTCAGGAGTGGTCCCTCTCACCTGTGTCCTGGTCTCTTATGCCCACATCATCCACACCATCCTCAGGATCCCCTCTGCTGGGGGGAAGCACAAAGTCTTCTCTACCTGCGGCTCTCACCTCGCAGTGGTCACTCTCTTCTATGGGGCACTCTTTCTGGTGTATTTCCAGCCCTCATCCTCCTATTCAGCAGACACTGGGATGGCAGCATCTGTGGTGTACACGATGGTcacccccatgctgaacccctttatctacagcctgaggaacagaCACATGAAGGGAGCTTTGTGCAGATTCTTCAGCTGGGGAAAACATTCTACTCTGTAA